Within Actinosynnema pretiosum, the genomic segment GTGGTCAGCGTGGACGAGGCCCCGCTGGCGTTGGCCAGGATGTCGACCGCCTCCTTGGCCCGCTGCACCCCCACGCCCAGGTCGAGCCGGGCCTCCACGCGCTCGCGCACCGACCAGGGCGCGCCGGTCTTGGCGTCGACCCGCGCGGCGACCCGGTGCACGTGGAAGGCGGACTCGTCGATGCGGGCCCGCGCGTCGGCGAGCTGCACGTGGGTGAGCGGGGCGTGCGACTGGCGCTCGTAGTCGGTGTAGGTGATCGAGCGGGTGGGCAGCCGCTCCAGGAACGCCGCCCACGCCGCGCGGGAGAGGCCGTGCGCGGTCGCGCTGGTCACCGCGCACGCCCACGGCAGGAACGGCACGTTCCACAGCCGCGACGCCGCGTTGGTCTCGGAGCGGTGCGCGCCCTCCCGCATCACCGGCATCATCGGCAGCACGCGGGCGTCCGGGACGAACACGTCCTTCGCGGTGGTGGTGACGCTGCCGGTGCCGCGCAGGCCGGACGAGTGCCAGTCGTCGACGACCTCCAGCTCGGACATCGGCACCAGCACCAGCACCGGCTCGGGCTCCCCGCCCTCGGCCACCCGCACGGCGGCGTGCGCGTTCCAGCCGCTCTGCCTGGCCCCGGTGTTGAAGCTCCAGCTGCCGTTGAGCACGATCCCGCCGGAGGTGGGCACGCCGACGCCGTGCGGGGCGAACGTGCCGCAGATCCGGGTGTCGCCGGAGGCGATGACCTCGTCCTGCACCTCGTCCGGGAACAGGCCCGCGAGCCAGGTGCTGATGTTCCAGACGGTGGCGACCCAGCTGGCCGCGCCGTCGCCGAGCGCGATCTCGGCCAGCACGTCGACCAGGGTGGTGGTGTCGCACTCGTGGCCGCCGTAGCGGGCGGGCAGGGTGAGCTTGAGCAGCCCGGCGTCGGCGAGCGCGTCGATCGCGTCGGGGTGCAGGACGCGGTTCTCCTCCT encodes:
- a CDS encoding acyl-CoA dehydrogenase family protein, with amino-acid sequence MNNTAAPSRDELVGRAAELAPALAKHAIWQEENRVLHPDAIDALADAGLLKLTLPARYGGHECDTTTLVDVLAEIALGDGAASWVATVWNISTWLAGLFPDEVQDEVIASGDTRICGTFAPHGVGVPTSGGIVLNGSWSFNTGARQSGWNAHAAVRVAEGGEPEPVLVLVPMSELEVVDDWHSSGLRGTGSVTTTAKDVFVPDARVLPMMPVMREGAHRSETNAASRLWNVPFLPWACAVTSATAHGLSRAAWAAFLERLPTRSITYTDYERQSHAPLTHVQLADARARIDESAFHVHRVAARVDAKTGAPWSVRERVEARLDLGVGVQRAKEAVDILANASGASSTLTTVPIQRIARDSQTSSLHAFAHPDTNLELYGRVVCGLEPNTQFL